A single region of the Poecile atricapillus isolate bPoeAtr1 chromosome 25, bPoeAtr1.hap1, whole genome shotgun sequence genome encodes:
- the C2CD2L gene encoding phospholipid transfer protein C2CD2L isoform X2: protein MTDGSQPEQLFAWLWGAALVCGRGRAAASAVTAGRRGGEPCCRSAECASGKASGRRVRFPTCFLRCRQNSSSVQIIFEEGPQLPQATNISCVTCKGQLDHSMVLCCHLSAEAVKFPVSVTQQSPVAVSVDTYHVTLAVLQAQVEIHLEEIQNEGLLVSWTFKDRPDLDLLVLPRLELPEDEGRADLSTIKDLIEDTIVSTKPAMMVNLIACTTGASAVPGNKLTRESLSGVAAAPLGSKLLLRNLRVLNLGCQGKGGTGEIRCVAELDSPPQQKWTRPMTGGSVGAVGEMEWNDEFLLELGPRSKELKLQVLGNSDGGGNVLLAYATLLIDSLGKQPSGRQVCSLAPGAGQSLTAEAAITLELLFQESPASLNAPHAPSLRTSITPTKKVEMDRTIMPDGTIVTTVTTIQSRPKADCKLDSPSRSPSKVEVTERKTTVLLETSCPHGHLPSGSRDSHMPNGLDPVAETAIRQLTETNNKTAKKTPTKRSTLIISGVSKVPIAQDEMALSLGYAASLEATEYGDSEAEGTADQMHDITELSQPLEASPLGQRDSQELDETTRSDISERPSVEDVESETGSTGALETRSLKDHKVSFLRSGTKLIFRRRSKQKEVGLSQSHDDLSNVTANSTARRKAGSFSHRLIKRFSFKSKSKPKGSDNTSAGEN, encoded by the exons ATGACCGACGGCTCCCAGCCGGAACAGCTTTTTGCCTGGCTCTGGGGAGCGGCGCTTGTGTGCGGCCGCGGGCGAGCCGCGGCCAGCGCGGTCACCGCCGGCCGGCGGGGCGGCGAGCCATGTTGCCGAAGTGCAGAATGCGCGAGCGGAAAAGCGAGCGGCCGTCGGGTTCGTTTCCCCACGTGCTTCCTCAGATGTCGGCAAAATTCA agTTCAGTGCAGATCATATTTGAAGAGGGTCCTCAGTTACCACAAGCCACAAATATAAGTTGTGTGACATGCAAGGGACAGTTGGACCACAGCATG gTGCTGTGCTGCCATCTGTCAGCTGAAGCTGTGAAATTCCCTGTCTCTGTTACTCAGCAGTCCCCAGTTGCTGTTTCTGTGGACACGTATCATGTCACTTTGGCTGTACTGCAGGCTCAG GTGGAGATCCACTTGGAGGAGATACAGAATGAGGGTCTCCTAGTGTCATGGACATTCAAAGACAGACCAGACTTGGACCTTTTGGTTCTTCCACGACTTGAGCTTCCTGAG GATGAAGGGAGAGCGGATCTGTCCACTATAAAGGATCTGATTGAGGATACCATTGTCAGCACGAAGCCAGCCATGATGGTGAATTTGATAGCCTGCACAACTGGAGCCAGTGCA GTACCCGGTAATAAGTTGACTCGAGAGTCCCTGTCTGGAGTAGCAGCAGCCCCTCTGGGTTCTAAGCTGTTGCTCCGGAATCTTCGAGTGCTGAACTTGGGCTGCCAGGGGAAGGGAG GAACTGGGGAGATACGCTGCGTGGCGGAGCTAGACAGCCCCCCGCAGCAGAAGTGGACGAGGCCAATGACAGGTGGCAGTGTCGGTGCTGTAGGAGAGATGGAATGGAATGACGAGTTCCTTCT GGAGTTGGGACCTAGAAGCAAAGAACTGAAACTACAGGTGCTGGGGAACAGCGATGGAGGGGGAA ATGTGCTGCTGGCATATGCCACGCTTTTGATAGATTCTTTGGGCAAGCAACCATCTGGGAGACAGGTCTGCTCACTGGCCCCGGGAGCTGGACAGTCACTGACAGCTGAAGCTGCCATTACATTGGAG CTGCTGTTCCAGGAGTCTCCTGCATCTTTGAATGCTCCACACGCCCCATCTCTGCGAACCAGCATCACCCCCACTAAGAAGGTGGAGATGGACCGGACCATCATGCCTGATGGCACCATTGTGACTACTGTCACCACAATTCAGTCCCGGCCCAAGGCAGACTGCAAACTGG ATTCACCATCAAGGTCGCCTTCCAAAGTGGAAGTGACTGAAAGGAAGACAACAGTGCTTTTGGAGACCAGCTGTCCTCACGGCCACTTGCCCAGCGGTAGCC GGGATAGCCATATGCCCAACGGGTTGGATCCGGTGGCCGAGACGGCAATCAGGCAGCTAACTGAGACAAATAACAAGACTGCTAAGAAGACACCAACAAAACGTAGTACGCTGATCATCTCAGGAGTGTCCAAG GTACCTATTGCTCAAGACGAAATGGCACTTTCTCTGGGTTATGCTGCATCTCTGGAGGCCACAGAATATGGGGACTCTGAGGCAGAGGGCACAGCTGACCAGATGCACGATATTACCGAATTGTCGCAGCCACTGGAAGCATCACCATTGGGACAAAGGGACAGTCAGGAGCTGGATGAGACAACGCGATCAGACATCTCTGAAAGACCATCCGTGGAAGATGTCGAGTCTGAAACTGGCTCCACGGGAGCCCTTGAGACAAGGAGCTTGAAAGATCACAAAG TTAGTTTTCTTCGGAGCGGTACCAAGCTCATCTTCCGGAGAAGGAGCAAGCAGAAGGAAGTGGGCCTGAGCCAGTCGCACGATGACTTGTCCAATGTCACTGCCAACTCCACTGCTAGAAGGAAAGCTGGTAGCTTCTCTCACCGCCTCATCAAACGCTTCTCCTTCAAGTCTAAATCCAAACCCAAAGGTAGTGACAACACATCAGCTGGTGAGAACTGA
- the C2CD2L gene encoding phospholipid transfer protein C2CD2L isoform X3 produces the protein MTDGSQPEQLFAWLWGAALVCGRGRAAASAVTAGRRGGEPCCRSAECASGKASGRRSSVQIIFEEGPQLPQATNISCVTCKGQLDHSMVLCCHLSAEAVKFPVSVTQQSPVAVSVDTYHVTLAVLQAQVEIHLEEIQNEGLLVSWTFKDRPDLDLLVLPRLELPEDEGRADLSTIKDLIEDTIVSTKPAMMVNLIACTTGASAVPGNKLTRESLSGVAAAPLGSKLLLRNLRVLNLGCQGKGGTGEIRCVAELDSPPQQKWTRPMTGGSVGAVGEMEWNDEFLLELGPRSKELKLQVLGNSDGGGNVLLAYATLLIDSLGKQPSGRQVCSLAPGAGQSLTAEAAITLELLFQESPASLNAPHAPSLRTSITPTKKVEMDRTIMPDGTIVTTVTTIQSRPKADCKLDSPSRSPSKVEVTERKTTVLLETSCPHGHLPSGSRDSHMPNGLDPVAETAIRQLTETNNKTAKKTPTKRSTLIISGVSKVPIAQDEMALSLGYAASLEATEYGDSEAEGTADQMHDITELSQPLEASPLGQRDSQELDETTRSDISERPSVEDVESETGSTGALETRSLKDHKVSFLRSGTKLIFRRRSKQKEVGLSQSHDDLSNVTANSTARRKAGSFSHRLIKRFSFKSKSKPKGSDNTSAGEN, from the exons ATGACCGACGGCTCCCAGCCGGAACAGCTTTTTGCCTGGCTCTGGGGAGCGGCGCTTGTGTGCGGCCGCGGGCGAGCCGCGGCCAGCGCGGTCACCGCCGGCCGGCGGGGCGGCGAGCCATGTTGCCGAAGTGCAGAATGCGCGAGCGGAAAAGCGAGCGGCCGTCGG agTTCAGTGCAGATCATATTTGAAGAGGGTCCTCAGTTACCACAAGCCACAAATATAAGTTGTGTGACATGCAAGGGACAGTTGGACCACAGCATG gTGCTGTGCTGCCATCTGTCAGCTGAAGCTGTGAAATTCCCTGTCTCTGTTACTCAGCAGTCCCCAGTTGCTGTTTCTGTGGACACGTATCATGTCACTTTGGCTGTACTGCAGGCTCAG GTGGAGATCCACTTGGAGGAGATACAGAATGAGGGTCTCCTAGTGTCATGGACATTCAAAGACAGACCAGACTTGGACCTTTTGGTTCTTCCACGACTTGAGCTTCCTGAG GATGAAGGGAGAGCGGATCTGTCCACTATAAAGGATCTGATTGAGGATACCATTGTCAGCACGAAGCCAGCCATGATGGTGAATTTGATAGCCTGCACAACTGGAGCCAGTGCA GTACCCGGTAATAAGTTGACTCGAGAGTCCCTGTCTGGAGTAGCAGCAGCCCCTCTGGGTTCTAAGCTGTTGCTCCGGAATCTTCGAGTGCTGAACTTGGGCTGCCAGGGGAAGGGAG GAACTGGGGAGATACGCTGCGTGGCGGAGCTAGACAGCCCCCCGCAGCAGAAGTGGACGAGGCCAATGACAGGTGGCAGTGTCGGTGCTGTAGGAGAGATGGAATGGAATGACGAGTTCCTTCT GGAGTTGGGACCTAGAAGCAAAGAACTGAAACTACAGGTGCTGGGGAACAGCGATGGAGGGGGAA ATGTGCTGCTGGCATATGCCACGCTTTTGATAGATTCTTTGGGCAAGCAACCATCTGGGAGACAGGTCTGCTCACTGGCCCCGGGAGCTGGACAGTCACTGACAGCTGAAGCTGCCATTACATTGGAG CTGCTGTTCCAGGAGTCTCCTGCATCTTTGAATGCTCCACACGCCCCATCTCTGCGAACCAGCATCACCCCCACTAAGAAGGTGGAGATGGACCGGACCATCATGCCTGATGGCACCATTGTGACTACTGTCACCACAATTCAGTCCCGGCCCAAGGCAGACTGCAAACTGG ATTCACCATCAAGGTCGCCTTCCAAAGTGGAAGTGACTGAAAGGAAGACAACAGTGCTTTTGGAGACCAGCTGTCCTCACGGCCACTTGCCCAGCGGTAGCC GGGATAGCCATATGCCCAACGGGTTGGATCCGGTGGCCGAGACGGCAATCAGGCAGCTAACTGAGACAAATAACAAGACTGCTAAGAAGACACCAACAAAACGTAGTACGCTGATCATCTCAGGAGTGTCCAAG GTACCTATTGCTCAAGACGAAATGGCACTTTCTCTGGGTTATGCTGCATCTCTGGAGGCCACAGAATATGGGGACTCTGAGGCAGAGGGCACAGCTGACCAGATGCACGATATTACCGAATTGTCGCAGCCACTGGAAGCATCACCATTGGGACAAAGGGACAGTCAGGAGCTGGATGAGACAACGCGATCAGACATCTCTGAAAGACCATCCGTGGAAGATGTCGAGTCTGAAACTGGCTCCACGGGAGCCCTTGAGACAAGGAGCTTGAAAGATCACAAAG TTAGTTTTCTTCGGAGCGGTACCAAGCTCATCTTCCGGAGAAGGAGCAAGCAGAAGGAAGTGGGCCTGAGCCAGTCGCACGATGACTTGTCCAATGTCACTGCCAACTCCACTGCTAGAAGGAAAGCTGGTAGCTTCTCTCACCGCCTCATCAAACGCTTCTCCTTCAAGTCTAAATCCAAACCCAAAGGTAGTGACAACACATCAGCTGGTGAGAACTGA
- the C2CD2L gene encoding phospholipid transfer protein C2CD2L isoform X1 — protein sequence MTPGRKERDVRRKASLIGKLGGELGFQIAALLLFQPPRREGSGSSREVPLPFRPGTTAFPQARRGAAWAAPPGRGRRACSAAPEGKRRRRRVRVRCRGAAAGPRAPGVASGAAPQPARHARRAAVSPACRAMGPDLGWAALVLLFAASLLTVAAWLLQYWRSTALRALRRRGPAAEEAGARALLAALLALRSLREQWQRAWVRALNSQARRHGSSVQIIFEEGPQLPQATNISCVTCKGQLDHSMVLCCHLSAEAVKFPVSVTQQSPVAVSVDTYHVTLAVLQAQVEIHLEEIQNEGLLVSWTFKDRPDLDLLVLPRLELPEDEGRADLSTIKDLIEDTIVSTKPAMMVNLIACTTGASAVPGNKLTRESLSGVAAAPLGSKLLLRNLRVLNLGCQGKGGTGEIRCVAELDSPPQQKWTRPMTGGSVGAVGEMEWNDEFLLELGPRSKELKLQVLGNSDGGGNVLLAYATLLIDSLGKQPSGRQVCSLAPGAGQSLTAEAAITLELLFQESPASLNAPHAPSLRTSITPTKKVEMDRTIMPDGTIVTTVTTIQSRPKADCKLDSPSRSPSKVEVTERKTTVLLETSCPHGHLPSGSRDSHMPNGLDPVAETAIRQLTETNNKTAKKTPTKRSTLIISGVSKVPIAQDEMALSLGYAASLEATEYGDSEAEGTADQMHDITELSQPLEASPLGQRDSQELDETTRSDISERPSVEDVESETGSTGALETRSLKDHKVSFLRSGTKLIFRRRSKQKEVGLSQSHDDLSNVTANSTARRKAGSFSHRLIKRFSFKSKSKPKGSDNTSAGEN from the exons ATGACTCCCGGCAGAAAAGAGCGTGATGTGAGGAGAAAAGCGTCGTTAATCGGAAAGCTCGGTGGGGAGCTGGGCTTTCAGATCGCGGCTCTTTTGCTATTTCAGCCCcccagaagagaaggctccGGCAGCAGCCGTGAGGTTCCCCTGCCGTTCAGACCGGGTACCACAGCCTTCCCGCAGGCACGGCGCGGAGCGGCTTGGGCGGCTCCGCCGGGCCGCGGGAGGCGCGCGTGCTCCGCCGCGCCGGAAGGAaagaggcggcggcggcgggtgCGCGTGCGGTGCCGcggggctgcggcggggccACGTGCACCCGGTGTTGCCAGCGGGGCAGCGCCGCAGCCCGCCCGCCATGCTCGCCGCGCCGCCGTGAGCCCCGCGTGCCGTGCCATGGGGCCGGACCTGGGCTGGGCCGCGCTGGTGCTGCTCTTCGCCGCCTCGCTGCTCACCGTGGCGGCCTGGCTGCTGCAGTACTGGCGTTCTACGGCCCTGCGAGCGCTACGGCGTCGCGGACCGGCGGCGGAGGAGGCCGGGGCCCGGGCGCTGCTCGCGGCGCTTCTCGCCCTTAGGTCTCTACGGGAGCAGTGGCAGCGAGCTTGGGTGCGAGCTCTCAACAGCCAGGCGCGCCGGCACGGG agTTCAGTGCAGATCATATTTGAAGAGGGTCCTCAGTTACCACAAGCCACAAATATAAGTTGTGTGACATGCAAGGGACAGTTGGACCACAGCATG gTGCTGTGCTGCCATCTGTCAGCTGAAGCTGTGAAATTCCCTGTCTCTGTTACTCAGCAGTCCCCAGTTGCTGTTTCTGTGGACACGTATCATGTCACTTTGGCTGTACTGCAGGCTCAG GTGGAGATCCACTTGGAGGAGATACAGAATGAGGGTCTCCTAGTGTCATGGACATTCAAAGACAGACCAGACTTGGACCTTTTGGTTCTTCCACGACTTGAGCTTCCTGAG GATGAAGGGAGAGCGGATCTGTCCACTATAAAGGATCTGATTGAGGATACCATTGTCAGCACGAAGCCAGCCATGATGGTGAATTTGATAGCCTGCACAACTGGAGCCAGTGCA GTACCCGGTAATAAGTTGACTCGAGAGTCCCTGTCTGGAGTAGCAGCAGCCCCTCTGGGTTCTAAGCTGTTGCTCCGGAATCTTCGAGTGCTGAACTTGGGCTGCCAGGGGAAGGGAG GAACTGGGGAGATACGCTGCGTGGCGGAGCTAGACAGCCCCCCGCAGCAGAAGTGGACGAGGCCAATGACAGGTGGCAGTGTCGGTGCTGTAGGAGAGATGGAATGGAATGACGAGTTCCTTCT GGAGTTGGGACCTAGAAGCAAAGAACTGAAACTACAGGTGCTGGGGAACAGCGATGGAGGGGGAA ATGTGCTGCTGGCATATGCCACGCTTTTGATAGATTCTTTGGGCAAGCAACCATCTGGGAGACAGGTCTGCTCACTGGCCCCGGGAGCTGGACAGTCACTGACAGCTGAAGCTGCCATTACATTGGAG CTGCTGTTCCAGGAGTCTCCTGCATCTTTGAATGCTCCACACGCCCCATCTCTGCGAACCAGCATCACCCCCACTAAGAAGGTGGAGATGGACCGGACCATCATGCCTGATGGCACCATTGTGACTACTGTCACCACAATTCAGTCCCGGCCCAAGGCAGACTGCAAACTGG ATTCACCATCAAGGTCGCCTTCCAAAGTGGAAGTGACTGAAAGGAAGACAACAGTGCTTTTGGAGACCAGCTGTCCTCACGGCCACTTGCCCAGCGGTAGCC GGGATAGCCATATGCCCAACGGGTTGGATCCGGTGGCCGAGACGGCAATCAGGCAGCTAACTGAGACAAATAACAAGACTGCTAAGAAGACACCAACAAAACGTAGTACGCTGATCATCTCAGGAGTGTCCAAG GTACCTATTGCTCAAGACGAAATGGCACTTTCTCTGGGTTATGCTGCATCTCTGGAGGCCACAGAATATGGGGACTCTGAGGCAGAGGGCACAGCTGACCAGATGCACGATATTACCGAATTGTCGCAGCCACTGGAAGCATCACCATTGGGACAAAGGGACAGTCAGGAGCTGGATGAGACAACGCGATCAGACATCTCTGAAAGACCATCCGTGGAAGATGTCGAGTCTGAAACTGGCTCCACGGGAGCCCTTGAGACAAGGAGCTTGAAAGATCACAAAG TTAGTTTTCTTCGGAGCGGTACCAAGCTCATCTTCCGGAGAAGGAGCAAGCAGAAGGAAGTGGGCCTGAGCCAGTCGCACGATGACTTGTCCAATGTCACTGCCAACTCCACTGCTAGAAGGAAAGCTGGTAGCTTCTCTCACCGCCTCATCAAACGCTTCTCCTTCAAGTCTAAATCCAAACCCAAAGGTAGTGACAACACATCAGCTGGTGAGAACTGA
- the DPAGT1 gene encoding UDP-N-acetylglucosamine--dolichyl-phosphate N-acetylglucosaminephosphotransferase, whose product MAAWPAVPLLINLGGSLLGFAATLTLIPAFTQHFLAARLFGEDLNKTSRRPVPEAQGVISGAVFLIILFCFIPVPFLRCFVEEQCAAFPHDEFVELIGSLLAICCMIFLGFADDVLNLRWRHKLLLPTMASLPLLMVYFTNFGNTTIVVPKPFRLLLGMHLDLGILYYVYMGMLAVFCTNAINILAGINGIEAGQSLVIAASIIIFNIVELNGDYQDDHIFSLYFMIPFFFTTLGLFYHNWYPSRVFVGDTFCYFAGMTFAVVGILGHFSKTMLLFFIPQVLNFLYSLPQLFHTIPCPRHRLPRLNPNTGKLEMSYSKFKTKSLSALGTNILKVVKILHLVDVRSGTDEDGEYTECSNMTLINFVIKLIGPTHERNLTLLLLLIQVLGSTIAFSIRYQLVRLFYDV is encoded by the exons ATGGCGGCCTGGCCTGCCGTGCCCCTCCTCATCAACCTCGGCGGGTCGCTGCTGGGCTTTGCGGCCACGCTCACGCTGATCCCGGCCTTCACACAACACTTCCTCGCCGCGCGGCTCTTCGGGGAGGACCTCAACAAGACCTCAAGGCGGCCCGT CCCCGAAGCACAGGGCGTGATCAGCGGTGCCGTGTTCCTGATCATCCTCTTCTGTTTCatccccgtgcccttcctgagATGTTTTGTGGAGGAGCAGTGCGCGGCCTTTCCTCACGATGAG TTCGTGGAGCTCATCGGTTCGCTCCTTGCCATCTGCTGCATGATTTTCCTGGGCTTTGCAGATGATGTTCTGAACCTGCGCTGGCGCCACAAGTTGCTTCTTCCTACCATGGCTTCTCTCCCACTGCTCATGGTTTACTTCACCAACTTTGGGAACACGACCATTGTTGTGCCTAAGCCCTTCCGGCTGCTGCTGGGCATGCATTTGGACCTGG GTATCCTCTACTACGTGTACATGGGTATGCTAGCAGTGTTCTGCACTAATGCCATCAACATACTCGCTGGAATTAATGGAATTGAAGCAGGACAGTCACTGGTGATAGCTGCTTCCATTATCATATTCAACATTGTAGAGCTAAACG GGGATTATCAAGATGatcatattttttctctctactTCAtgattccctttttttttaccacGCTGGGCCTATTTTACCACAACTG GTACCCATCTCGAGTATTTGTTGGGGACACCTTCTGCTACTTTGCTGGCATGACCTTTGCTGTGGTGGGGATCTTGGGACACTTCAGCAAAACgatgctgctttttttcatcCCACAAGTACTCAACTTCCTCTATTCACTGCCTCAACTCTTCCACACCATTCCTTGTCCCCGTCACCGGCTACCGAG gCTTAATCCTAATACAGGGAAGTTGGAGATGAGCTACTCCAAATTCAAAACTAAAAGCCTCTCTGCCCTGGGAACAAACATTCTGAAG GTAGTCAAGATCTTGCACTTAGTAGATGTGAGGAGTGGAACAGATGAAGATGGTGAATACACGGAATGCAGTAATATGACACTTATTAATTTTGTCATAAAGCTGATCGGACCCACCCACGAACGAAATCTCACTCTCCTGTTGCTACTCATTCAG